Proteins from one Mycobacterium adipatum genomic window:
- a CDS encoding inositol monophosphatase family protein gives MPDDNDPRTLRAVAEQLAVQAAAFVRTRRAEVFGAVGAAPSGSVHTKSTPTDPVTVVDTETERLLRERLAVLRPGDRVLGEEEGGSAVAATGEPVWVIDPIDGTVNFVYGIEAYAVSVGVQIDGVSVAGAVVNVPTGELFSAAAGHGATVTRDGVSTTLRCNTIGDLSLALVGTGFSYAAEQRRRQAAVLAALLPNVRDVRRIGSCALDLCMVAAGRLDAYFEDDVHVWDWAAGALVAAEAGAVLRLPASTSDAPDMLVAAAPGVAAALDEALARFG, from the coding sequence ATGCCCGATGACAACGATCCCCGGACGCTGCGTGCGGTCGCGGAGCAATTGGCCGTTCAGGCCGCGGCATTCGTGAGGACCAGGCGGGCCGAGGTGTTCGGCGCGGTGGGGGCGGCCCCGTCCGGCTCGGTGCACACCAAGAGCACGCCGACCGATCCGGTGACGGTGGTCGACACCGAGACCGAGCGGCTGCTGCGGGAGCGGCTCGCCGTCCTTCGGCCCGGCGATCGCGTGCTCGGCGAGGAGGAAGGCGGTTCGGCGGTCGCCGCGACCGGCGAACCGGTGTGGGTGATCGACCCGATCGACGGGACGGTGAACTTCGTCTACGGGATCGAGGCCTACGCGGTCTCGGTCGGCGTGCAGATCGACGGTGTGTCGGTGGCCGGTGCGGTGGTCAACGTGCCGACCGGCGAGTTGTTCTCGGCCGCGGCCGGTCACGGTGCGACCGTGACCCGCGACGGCGTATCGACCACCTTGCGGTGCAACACCATCGGCGACCTGTCGCTGGCCCTGGTGGGCACCGGCTTCTCCTATGCCGCCGAGCAGCGCAGGCGGCAGGCTGCGGTGCTGGCGGCGCTGTTGCCCAACGTCCGCGATGTCCGCCGGATCGGGTCGTGTGCCCTGGACCTCTGCATGGTGGCGGCCGGTCGGTTGGACGCCTATTTCGAGGATGACGTGCACGTGTGGGACTGGGCGGCCGGTGCGCTGGTCGCCGCCGAGGCGGGTGCCGTGCTGCGATTGCCGGCTTCGA
- the ppgK gene encoding polyphosphate--glucose phosphotransferase — protein sequence MTDSTNTGFGVDVGGSGIKGGLVDLDTGALVGERFKLATPQPSTPSAVATAVATVVREFGWTGKLGVTYPGVVTNGIVRTAANVDKGWIGTNAAEVIGKELGGQPVTVLNDADAAGLAEQRYGAGKDNSGLIVLLTFGTGIGSAVIYNGVLLPNTEFGHLEVGGKEAEHRAASSVKERKEWNYQRWTEEVTKVLVAIENAIWPDLFIAGGGISRKADRWIPMLKNRTPVVPAALLNSAGIVGAAMAAHDIHLTPATA from the coding sequence GTGACCGATTCGACCAACACCGGGTTCGGCGTCGACGTCGGCGGTAGCGGTATCAAGGGCGGCCTGGTCGACCTGGACACCGGTGCCCTGGTGGGCGAACGGTTCAAGTTGGCCACCCCGCAACCGTCCACCCCGAGTGCGGTGGCCACCGCGGTGGCCACAGTGGTCCGTGAGTTCGGCTGGACGGGCAAACTCGGCGTGACCTATCCGGGTGTGGTGACCAACGGCATCGTGCGGACCGCCGCCAATGTCGACAAGGGCTGGATCGGCACCAACGCGGCCGAGGTGATCGGCAAGGAACTCGGCGGGCAGCCGGTGACGGTGCTCAACGACGCCGACGCCGCCGGCCTGGCCGAGCAGCGCTACGGCGCCGGTAAGGACAACAGCGGGCTGATCGTGTTGCTGACATTCGGCACCGGTATCGGATCGGCCGTCATCTACAACGGTGTGCTGCTGCCCAACACCGAGTTCGGCCACCTGGAGGTGGGCGGCAAGGAGGCCGAGCACCGCGCCGCGTCATCGGTGAAGGAACGCAAGGAGTGGAACTACCAGCGCTGGACCGAGGAGGTCACCAAAGTGCTGGTGGCGATCGAGAACGCGATCTGGCCCGACCTGTTCATCGCCGGCGGCGGCATCAGCCGCAAGGCCGACCGCTGGATCCCGATGCTCAAGAATCGCACCCCGGTGGTGCCGGCGGCCCTGCTCAACAGCGCCGGGATCGTCGGTGCCGCGATGGCCGCCCACGATATCCACCTCACACCCGCCACGGCGTGA
- a CDS encoding RNA polymerase sigma factor — MAATKTSPATDELVTPTATKTPAKKAPAKAAAKAPAAKAPAKRAAKKAPAKKAAGTRAKKDESAEGVTDGEDLDTTDDLEVEPDDVLDVEDVEIDDLETEDVEDTEEAEADGEDAEVAGEAKAKPAKGDDEIAEPSEKDKASGDFVWDEEESEALRQARKDAELTASADSVRAYLKQIGKVALLNAEEEVELAKRIEAGLYATQLMTELTEKGEKLPAAQRRDMQWICRDGDRAKNHLLEANLRLVVSLAKRYTGRGMAFLDLIQEGNLGLIRAVEKFDYTKGYKFSTYATWWIRQAITRAMADQARTIRIPVHMVEVINKLGRIQRELLQDLGREPTPEELAKEMDITPEKVLEIQQYAREPISLDQTIGDEGDSQLGDFIEDSEAVVAVDAVSFTLLQDQLQSVLETLSEREAGVVRLRFGLTDGQPRTLDEIGQVYGVTRERIRQIESKTMSKLRHPSRSQVLRDYLD, encoded by the coding sequence GTGGCAGCGACTAAGACCAGCCCGGCAACCGATGAGCTGGTAACGCCCACCGCAACCAAGACGCCCGCGAAGAAGGCGCCCGCCAAGGCTGCAGCAAAGGCTCCGGCCGCCAAGGCGCCGGCCAAGCGGGCGGCGAAGAAGGCGCCCGCCAAGAAGGCAGCGGGCACGCGCGCCAAGAAGGACGAGTCCGCCGAGGGTGTGACCGACGGCGAGGATCTCGACACCACCGACGATCTCGAAGTCGAACCCGATGACGTCCTCGACGTCGAGGACGTGGAGATCGACGACCTGGAGACCGAGGACGTCGAGGACACCGAGGAGGCCGAGGCCGACGGCGAGGACGCCGAAGTCGCCGGTGAAGCCAAGGCCAAACCCGCCAAGGGCGACGACGAGATCGCCGAACCGTCCGAGAAGGACAAGGCCTCCGGTGACTTCGTCTGGGACGAAGAGGAATCCGAGGCGCTGCGCCAAGCCCGCAAGGATGCCGAGCTCACCGCCTCCGCGGACTCGGTGCGTGCCTACCTGAAGCAGATCGGCAAGGTCGCGCTGCTCAACGCCGAAGAGGAAGTCGAGCTCGCCAAGCGCATCGAGGCCGGGTTGTACGCGACCCAGCTGATGACCGAGCTGACCGAGAAGGGCGAGAAGCTGCCCGCCGCCCAGCGCCGCGACATGCAGTGGATCTGCCGCGACGGCGACCGGGCCAAGAACCACCTGCTGGAAGCCAACCTCCGTCTGGTCGTGTCGCTGGCCAAGCGCTACACCGGCCGCGGCATGGCCTTCCTGGACCTCATCCAGGAAGGCAACCTCGGTCTGATCCGCGCGGTGGAGAAGTTCGACTACACCAAGGGCTACAAGTTCTCCACCTACGCCACCTGGTGGATCCGCCAGGCCATCACCCGCGCGATGGCCGACCAGGCCCGCACCATCCGTATTCCGGTCCACATGGTCGAGGTCATCAACAAACTCGGCCGCATCCAGCGCGAGCTGCTGCAGGATCTGGGCCGCGAGCCCACTCCCGAAGAGCTGGCCAAGGAAATGGACATCACGCCGGAGAAGGTGCTGGAGATCCAGCAGTACGCGCGTGAGCCCATCTCGCTGGACCAGACCATCGGCGACGAGGGCGACAGCCAGCTCGGCGATTTCATCGAGGACTCCGAAGCCGTGGTGGCCGTGGACGCGGTGTCCTTCACCCTGCTGCAGGATCAGCTGCAGTCGGTACTGGAGACGCTGTCCGAGCGCGAGGCCGGCGTGGTCCGGCTGCGCTTCGGTCTGACCGACGGGCAGCCCCGCACGCTCGACGAGATCGGACAGGTCTACGGCGTCACGCGTGAGCGCATCCGCCAGATCGAGTCCAAGACCATGAGCAAGTTGCGCCACCCCAGCCGCTCGCAGGTGCTGCGCGACTACCTGGATTAG